A genomic region of Barnesiella viscericola DSM 18177 contains the following coding sequences:
- the cmr6 gene encoding type III-B CRISPR module RAMP protein Cmr6, which translates to MPKNLHKFYYKDYFAGIYFCIKKNSDKNEVSTNNEGTVEIESRNNQLLESSNQSYLDEAKKALGSINTFVKHGFTLDVRYPGLVTGVGINHEAKVEGEFKLGLHLDYTTGLPVIYGSSVKGVLRSAFQEENLLDILPILVPNLKNELEPIQRKMQSKPLKAWADAIFGDDDDRDSRSPYERDIFFDAIVVNTNSRNRFLAADSITPHGSDPLKNPVPLTFVRIASGCKIEFRFRLTDSDSLTANEKETLFKAILIAFGIGAKTNVGYGRLEYKD; encoded by the coding sequence ATGCCGAAGAACTTACATAAATTCTATTACAAAGATTATTTTGCCGGCATATACTTTTGTATAAAGAAGAACTCCGACAAGAACGAAGTGAGTACCAATAATGAAGGTACAGTAGAAATTGAAAGCCGCAACAACCAGCTTCTTGAATCGAGTAATCAATCCTATTTGGACGAGGCAAAAAAGGCGCTTGGCTCGATAAACACGTTCGTTAAACATGGTTTTACATTGGATGTTCGCTATCCGGGTCTGGTGACCGGTGTGGGCATCAATCACGAAGCCAAGGTCGAAGGCGAATTCAAACTGGGACTCCATTTGGACTATACGACGGGATTGCCCGTGATTTACGGATCATCTGTAAAAGGCGTGTTGCGCAGCGCTTTTCAAGAAGAGAACTTGCTGGACATACTGCCGATTTTGGTTCCGAATCTTAAAAACGAGCTTGAACCCATTCAACGCAAGATGCAGTCAAAGCCTCTTAAAGCGTGGGCAGATGCTATCTTTGGTGACGATGACGACCGGGATTCTCGTTCGCCATACGAGCGCGATATCTTTTTCGATGCCATTGTCGTTAATACAAACAGTCGCAACCGTTTTTTGGCAGCCGATTCTATTACGCCTCATGGGAGCGATCCGCTCAAAAATCCAGTTCCTTTGACATTCGTGAGGATTGCGTCGGGGTGTAAGATAGAATTTAGATTCAGATTAACAGACTCCGATTCGTTGACCGCCAACGAGAAGGAGACGCTATTCAAAGCTATTCTGATAGCCTTTGGCATCGGAGCCAAGACAAATGTCGGTTATGGCCGATTGGAATATAAAGACTGA
- the cas6 gene encoding CRISPR system precrRNA processing endoribonuclease RAMP protein Cas6: MKFWIGAVLRNRFLYAADQVLDEQGLSLRRHIDTLPLPQDHFLYKQLQGGFPKGFLFDCSTLPYEAPGFTLEENWIYTFSLVLIGNMVVHKQLFIEALRVMLQAGFGHPIVPLTLVDIVETPPQSCPIGLCESSDAVTTLELLLKTPVCLFPVSKKEGNGFQSKMNGIPSFCQFMRSLAYRLVTLSILYTDNPSPLDKAQMDRQIDQYLQPSEQTLLLRADLRWEKRRNTPKKGANAVYTMGGYTGCLVFGQVPTHYLPLLAFAEALGVGADISYGLGSFLIRKIERRRNRPDRSS; this comes from the coding sequence ATGAAATTCTGGATAGGCGCGGTATTGCGAAACCGTTTCCTGTATGCCGCCGACCAGGTTCTCGATGAACAGGGCCTGTCCCTGCGCCGGCATATCGATACCCTGCCTCTGCCCCAAGATCATTTCTTGTACAAGCAACTGCAAGGCGGATTTCCCAAAGGCTTCCTCTTCGATTGCAGCACTCTGCCTTACGAGGCTCCTGGATTTACCTTGGAGGAGAACTGGATTTACACCTTCTCCCTCGTTTTAATAGGGAATATGGTTGTCCATAAGCAACTGTTCATAGAGGCTTTGCGGGTTATGCTGCAAGCAGGGTTTGGCCACCCGATAGTCCCGTTGACCCTGGTAGATATTGTCGAGACTCCACCGCAAAGCTGTCCGATAGGGCTCTGCGAATCCTCCGATGCGGTGACCACTCTGGAGCTGTTGTTGAAAACACCCGTATGCCTGTTTCCTGTTTCGAAGAAAGAGGGGAACGGATTCCAAAGCAAGATGAACGGTATCCCATCGTTCTGTCAATTCATGCGCTCTTTGGCATACCGTTTGGTAACGCTAAGTATACTCTACACCGACAATCCGTCCCCTCTCGATAAGGCGCAGATGGACAGGCAAATCGACCAATATCTGCAACCGTCTGAACAGACCCTCTTGCTGCGGGCCGACTTGCGTTGGGAGAAACGGCGCAATACACCCAAGAAGGGGGCAAACGCCGTTTATACCATGGGTGGATATACGGGGTGTCTCGTCTTCGGTCAAGTACCCACACACTATCTGCCCTTGCTCGCATTCGCCGAAGCCTTGGGTGTAGGAGCCGACATCAGTTACGGGTTAGGCAGTTTCCTGATACGGAAGATTGA